tgtgcttaaaaaaaaagctgacttGCCTTTATTTTTCAATCAAATTTAGGTTAatacaaatgtattaaaatatatatgattAGCTCTGTTTTAGGAACATGTTTGATAGTCTAGGACACATGATTAGGCTTTAATACAACAGGAGCAGgaggccatgtgtgtgtgtcagcagggcagcagtagtgatgggaattccggctcttttcaGTGAGCCAggtcatttggctcagctcaccaagaagagccggctctttcggctcccaaactgctcttcattttaccacttctgcaattttataattcagccaatttagcgctgttttgacctatgattagtatttgttgtcgatccaaaataaagacagattcagcaactgcacggcttatttctcgcctaaaatgtattcagaaacacatgtcggtgaactattttagtgaaataagagaagaaaattTCCAAACGAGCCTTCATACTgattccggtttgaaagctgggagccgcagcccacggagggaaagcgttcgtctgTGTGTAGTGACAGCCCCCCAAGCGTCTAATGTTGGGAAGCgccgcgtcccctcgcgataaaaaacgcccctgtggacacgtaccaatcagacgggagccggctcttatcgttcacttacaagagccggctcaaagaaccggctcgttcgcgacctaCACATCACTAGGCAGCCTGCGTTATGTCAGGACATGTCCCAGCGGCCATACACACCAACAGAGAGCTAACCTAACAGAGAGCCTgctgacaacaacaaacaccaaGTGACAAGaacacacagtttaaactgtggTTAACACTATAAAGACACAACACTGCAGACATTAAACCAGTTTAACGTTATGCTTCATGACGTAAACTGACGTAAAACGACGTAACGTTAAAACCGTTAGCTCCAACCGCTAACATTCTATTTCCTAACGTTCATAACGTTAGTTTAGTCTCTTTATCAGCCACATAACGACGAGTTTAACCTCTTAAATCACACAATAACGCTTTAAATCACACATATAGTCAGTAAACATGAGGAGGATTTGTTTACTTACCTTTAGTTGAAGTTATGTTGCCTTTAATGTGATGAAAAAGAAACCTTAACAGGCTTTTGAATAAGCGCGTGAGTGTATGAAATTGTAAGTATGAACTTTCACTTAAGAAAGTTTTAAGCTGTGTTTAATGTCTGCCTCTGCACACCCCCTACCCTTGGTGTAAGGCGACGGGGAAAAGGGCCGTCTGGGTATTAAAGCAGACATAAAACCAGGCCCATGACCAGACACGGtgcgctgtgattggtcaacgaAGGACGACGCTACTGGTTCTACATTTCTATTGGATACTTCAACAGCCATTCACGATTAAGTCCCGCCCTCTAAAGGCTGGGAGCCAATCACAGATGGGGAGGCAGGAACAAGACCGGAAGTTGCGACCTCTTGCATTATGATGTTgacattaaattatattataagatcaaataagataagatagaactttataaATCCTCAAGGAAgatcttgtgccagagattgctcaaatatacaataaaattacaagttcaagtttataaaatacaagtttataaaataaaaaagtactatttctagcacaagtgcctaatagaataacaattaagtaagatacatttattgaaatgagtaaataagataagataagtaaaataaaaaagtactatttctaccaccagtgcctaatagaataacaattaagtaagatacatttattgaaatgagtaaataagataagataagtaaaattaaaaagtactatttctagcacaagtgcctaatagaataacaattaagtaagatacatttattaaaaatgagtaaataagataagtaaaataaaaaagtactatttctagcaccagtgcctaatagaataacaattaagtaagatacatttagtaaaaatgagtaaataagataagataagtaaataaaaaagtactatttctagcaccagtgcctaatagaataacaattaagtgatatacatttattgaaatgagtaaataagataagtaaattaaaagtactatttctagcaccagtgcaatggaataacaattaagtaagatacatttagtaaaattagtaaataagataagtaaaattaaaaaagtactatttctagcacaagtgcctaatagaataacaattaagtaagatacatttagtaaaatgagtaaataagataagtaaaattaaaaaagtactatttctagcaccagtgcctaatagaataacaattaagtaagatacatttattgaaatgagtaaataagataagataagtaaaataaaaagtactatttctagtacaagtgcctaatagaataacaattaagtaaaatacatttagtaaaatgagtaaataagataagataaataaaataaaaaagtactatttctcgCACAAGTgtctaatagaataacaattaagtaagatacatttagtaaaatgagtaaataagataagtaaaattaaaaaagtactatttctagcacaaGTGcctaataaaataacaattaagtaagatacatttattgaaatgagtaaataagataagtaaaataaaaaagtactatttctagcaccagtgcctaatagaataacaattaagtaagatacatttagtaaaatgagtaaataagataagtaaaataaaaaaagtacaatttcTAGCAcaagtgcctaatagaataacaattaagtaagatacatttagtaaaatgagtaaataagataagtaaaataaaaaaagtacaatttcTAGCACAAGTgtctaatagaataacaattaagtaagatacatttattgaaatgagtaaataagataagataagtaaaataaaaaagtactatttctcgcaccagtgcctaatagaataacaattaagtaagatagatttagtaaaatgagtaaataagataagataagtaaaataaaaaagtacaatttcTAGCACAAGTgtctaatagaataacaattaagtaagaaacatttagtaaaatgagtaaataagataagataagtaaaataaaaaagtactatttctagcaccagtgcctaatagaataacaattaagtaagatacatttagtaaaatgagtaaataagataagataagtaaaattaaaaaagtactatttctagcaccagtgcctaatagaataacaattaagtaagatacatttagtaaaatgagtaaataagataagtaaaattaaaaaagtactatttctagcacaagtgcctaatagaataacaattaagtaagatacatttattgaaatgagtaaataagataagataagtaaaataaaaaagtactatttctagcacaagtgtctaatagaataacaattaagcaAAACAGTTGGTGAATCCTCAGGGAAAACTGTTGAGCATTTCTTAAAATGTCATATACTGATTGTTTTCATAGGCCATGCGTTACCACACTATGCCAGTAGTGGTCTCTTCTTTTTAAATAGGCAGGTTTCTGGAACATTCTGGAGGGACCCTGAGCCTGCTGAGACCACAGCTCAAAAAGTCCACTTTTCTGTCTAAAAGTGCAATTATGGAGATAACAAGACACACAAGTAGTAAGTCTTTATTACATCAGGATATACAAATCTGCAAGCAGGCCCACACAGACCCACTATAAAGATCTACTGACATAAAGAGATTTAATCCTGAATTTATATACACCCAGGCTGTTTTCAagtaacagtatatatatatatatatagtttttgcAGTTTAAAACTATGAAATACTTCTAACTCTTTTTTGACACAACATAAGGGGCTGACATGTTAGCATGATAGGGCAACTTTTATAATGATAGTAAATATAATAGTATTTGTATTATGACGGATTTAAAGTGCttataaatcataatataatgAGCAATCCGTACAACATTTAACAGCAATATAATGTCACTTTATAAGATATATGTCACAGTGTAAATTGTCATCAGTCAAAAACTACAAGCATAACATGGCAGATAAATGAAGGTAGCACATTTAGTACAAAAACTGAGATTTTGGCAATGATCTTTCATTAGGAATGAAGGTTAGGAGCCATGCAGAGACCATGCTACAGAGCGCTGCTTAGAAGCTTTAAGGAGAGTTTAGTAGACATGGAAGACTTCAGGCTGAATCACTTCCAGGGATGTTACAGTAAGTGCATTTCTAAAAAATTGTCATTTCACATTGTAAAAATAATACACTTGATTGTTAGTCAGTGATCTTTTGATGTGGTAGAAAGTCTTCTAATTCAAATTCCTTCCTGAGGTTAAGGAGCACGCAGATGGAAGACTAAAGAAGCtatgagaaggaaaaaaaaaccagGTCATTTATCTGAACAAGCAACTCTACATATTCATTAAGGTCATTAGACAAACCTGAacaacatgaaatattaaagTTTAGTGCAAATGATAATTAAGTTTAATGAGCATTTTGTTATTTGTCCTGTTTGCTGCCACTGACGGAAGGCATAATCAAAACTGAAATTTGAATTAAATGGATAATACTTTTACAGAAACACAGTCAACCAATCAAAATCAGAAAACCATGTTTTGGTACATCAGAACGACAATGAGGGCAATATGAAATGCTGTGGATCATACAAATGACTGATGAGATGGGAAATCCCAGAGAACGGAGAGAGTTCAAGGGGAATGGGTTCAGCTGACCAACAGATGAACTCATGCTCTGTTTGGTTTTCCATTgacattatttatttgaatataaATTATGGCAACATATTTGCTCATTTCCAGACtcattataaattaaatctATTATTTATAACTTTGCATAAAATGGTGTTAGACAATTAAATCATTTTACCTCAATCTgccaataattaaaaaacaattatcaaTATTTGTATGTACATTATTAGAAAGTCTGTCTGTAAAACTCTGCTGGAGACCATTCAGCTTGTGAGTTATTGCatgtataaaaacacacacaaatgcttaCTTCATGTTAATACAACAACATAACTAACATCCATCAGTTCAATTCAGTCAGTAACTAAAAGTCTCCCGTTCTACGACAGGACATGAACACACATTCATGGCAAGAACATAAAACAACACACGCTACACGTTATGAAAACAGTCCGTGGATTGTGTTTCTAGCAGAGTCAGCATTGGGGACAAGTTAAACACACTGAGCAAAGCTACCTTTTTGATCCATAAGTACACAGTGGCTCATAGCCTTCACATTGTTCAGGCTGACATACGTGCACAGTCACTGTGACACCGTCCACACATACAGTGAGTCAGTAAGTAATGTCAGATATGACATGAGTCTCTTTTCCCATGCTGATGGCAGACACATTCCTGGTTTCCCTGGATGTTTGATCCAAAACTCAACTGAAAGGGGAAAAGAAATAAGACAGaatatggaaaaaagaaaaaaaatgaaggattTGAGGAATGGTAGAAATcaaaggaatgaatgaatgaaatgggAATGCAATGCAGTGTTTGGGGTTGTGACTTATTTTATCATCCACTTCCTTTCCACAGGCTTACATTTTAGACTACGGTCAGAGTCAGACTGGCAGCCCAACTcctgtttttgacattttaacatttaaatgagaTTATTAATGGAAAACAATTTCTCCAAATGAGATTTAGGCCACATTCATAGTTCATAGGTGGACCGAAATCAGATATGAAATGAATTCGTAGAGATGTTTCCCAATCTGATCACTCAAATCAAGAGTTTAATCTCTCATTAAGGTCATATCCAACAAGACACATGACACTGACACCACGTCTAGAGCACAGCTAACCAACCATGACTGCTCCACCAAAAATGGTTGCGTATAAAATCAACTATTTCTGTCACTAATGCTGCCTGgtgacacagagaggaggacttCGGCTTGCTGTTTTGTTTGCATCCTGGAAAAACACaccactgctttttttttaaccacaacaaataaatgaatccaGCCTATCACTTgcaatttgaaaaacaaatccGGTAGTCTGAACAAAGCCTTTTCGACACCTGAAACCTTGTTATCATACAttcctcatcttcctctatATGACTAATCTAAAGCACTATCTTATAAATTCTTGTGTGCATATATTTAGTGCATGTGGCTTTTAATGCACTTTTAAATATGCGATAATCTATTTACTGCTTTTTCTAAAACTGGGTTATACAGCGTAGCCAGAAGGATCATTAGCGACAGTTTCTTAGAGGAAGTGCTGAAATCACATCTTGGGCCCTGTGTGGCATTACACTGGCTTAATGTCTTTGGTTCTCTTAACATTTTTCACCCACATGGTAGGGCATTAAAGCCAGTTTAAACTGCCTGTAATAGTGACAATCTTTGAAGGAACTAGGCGTCCTTTTTTGTTcacatttgtttgtattttactAATCGTTAAGACAGCTTTGTGATTGGGGGATTTTCAAGGATAATCTTGAGCTTCAAGCTGTGTATGTACATTTTGAGCGTATATAATTGATCCTGACATATAATGTTTCCACCTGCAGAAATTATTTCGGTTCTGTGTGGGATGTCTGAGTATTGTCTGCGTCGCGCATGGCGTGAGCATCGGCGAGGCCAGTCGAATGTAAACAGAAGTGCCCCTGCCTGAGATACAGTCTGGCAGGTCAGCCTGCAGAGACATAAGCATCAGGCTGTGTCATGCAAGCTGTGACCCTTCCCACTACGTCTGGGCACACAGTGTCAGTCTGAATCTGTCCCTGTATCAGTTTCTGAGCCAACATGGCTTCTGGGAAAATAACACTATCTCATTAATCACATTGTACGCCTCCCCCCTCTGTCCGATTGACTCTATATAGACTGGCTCAGAGAATACGTGTACAAGGCTTGTGAATATAATATATGTGTGACATTTAACTGATTATTCTTGAATTGCCTGAAGGATTTTTAGTAGCATTACCGCTTGCTCTGACAACCGGGATGTGCGAAAGGAACCACTTGAGCAGCAATACgaatgaaatacatacagtacagtaaagcAGACTTACTTCTTCTTGTCCTTGTCCTTCTTGAATGGTTGTGAGCAGCCTTGGAGCGCCTGTCCCATCAGCGTCTCAGCTGCAACCTTTCTTCTATTGAAGGcattcatctcctcctccagttcTCGTCTTTTCTCCTCCAGATTCCTCTTTTCTTCCTGGTGCATCCGCTTGAGCTGCTCAAACCGCTCGTGAAGCTAgagatggagatgatgatgatgatgggacAGTGCACAATGTGAGATAAACCAAATGTGGTATATTCTGaataagaaaagttattttacaatcatgtcAATCCCCacctctttttccttttctttcagcTCTGCTTCCGTCTCCTTCACTTTGTTAACGAACATCTGTCTCATTTCTTCCTCTTTGCGCTGCAGATCCACAAGGAACTCCTTCCTCTTGCCTTCGTATGTCTCCTGGAGGCTGAAGATCAGAGTAAAAGCAAAGTTAAGATCAGGATTAGCATCCAGGAGCTGGTTGCTCCAGTTTAGTTGGCATAAATGTTTACTAGGTGGGGATTAATGCATCACAAAATTAAAATGGGTTGGATCACACAAACTAGTTCTTATGTAGAGCTACTAAATATTTACAAACAGGAACTGTCAGGCATAACTGGAGCAACAAAATTAGCATTTTAAAATATGGCCCATTTAGATTGATGAGCAAAAGTGGGGATATGGTCGACATCTGACACttgataaaaatgctgtttaataatgatataaaattgGAATATTTTAAACAATATACTTCAAATTACAAAACATTATGCCAATAACATTAGACTAGATGACCAAATAAGTTCATTGAGTTGCATAATCAATATTTACCATTCACTctaatatacattatacataataatacataCTATTAACTCTGAAACACATGTCTTATAATTCTGCATGTGCATATGTAAACTGGAATTACTGCCTTCACAGATGTTTACTAGTGAATCACTAGTTTGAAATGAGCTAGGAGTCACTGAGAATTTAAAAGGGacttaacaaacaaacaaacagatttaTAAATAGCTGGTTCAAACTAACCCTGAACTCCATCTGAGGTAAAACAATTAACATATCATGTGTCATTTCATGAACGCAGGAACTGGAGTTACTGTAGCTCTCCCAAATATCAGGGAGATGGGAGTGGCTAGTCTCTAGATGAATTTATGAAGGCATTAAAGGTTCAGATGAGTCACAAATATAACCAAATACATCAATTAATGATACTGTTAAATAATTAAACTATGAGCATAGATGTTAAGTGCTGTTTATCGATAAAGTCGTTCATCAGCACGATTTTAACATCATAAGAGAGCAGGGGTTTTTGTTGGCCGTTCCAGTGAAGCAAGTTGCCCAGATGCATTACATCACTGCTATCCCTAATTTCACCTGAACGACTGGCTGTCCGGGTCTGTGTCCTTGAAGCCCATCTCTTCTAGCTTGCAGCGACGGTAGAGCTCATAGTGTCGGGCGTGCGTTTGCTCTCGGAGGTCCTCCATGTTCACACGCAGTAGCATCTCCCTCAGCTTCACAAAATCACAATGGTTTTCATTCTCCACTGGAAGAAAAGAAGCCTGGTCATTTTGCACAAAACTCAGTGCTTACTGTGCTCATAAAAACAGAGAATCGTGATATCGTGTTTATACCTCAACTGAAAAACTAATAATAGCTCGGCAGCAGGCATCTGATTTAGCACTTGCTACTGTTTTATGATGCTTGTCAAATCAATTCAACGGACTCACCCTGTACTGATCCCCAGGGGTACAGCCTTGCTTTCACCATCTTATTACCCACTTTAACGTCTTCTAGACTTCCAACCACAGCAAAGGGAAGATGAGTCTGTAACGTATATCGTATTGATATTGTTACAATATGGTTCAAAATGATACTACTGTTGTCAAAATCCAGGATATCAACCCCCAAATAAGTGTTACAATACCAAAAGATGGGTGTGGGCTTAATACAGTGGTGGAGAAAATGAGAATGCATATTATCttgtaaaatacatacagtattgtattatgtatttgtgcctgtgtgtttcTCGGACTCACATTCATGGAGGTGTTGATCTCTGCAACAGCTTCATCCTCTGTAGGGAACTGATAAATCTGCACTCCATTACTGACCAGCTCGCTCATAATCTTGATCTTTAATTTGTCCAGTTCGCTCTTGGATACCGTGTCTGCCTTCGCGATAACAGGGATGATGTTCACCTGCATGGAAACACATAGTATGAGTGACAGACCGAGGAACAAGTAACCCTCGCTGCTGAAATACACAGTGCACGATTCTGCGTTCACCTTGCTGTCCAGTTTCTTCATTGTGACGAGATCAAGGGACTTCAAGGAGTGTCCGGTGGGAGCGATGAAATACAGGCAGATGTGGATTCTTGTGTCATGGCAGTTATACAAGGAGCGTTTTATTTTTAGCTCTTCCTCGAGGAATCTTTCAAACTGGGCGTCAATATACTCAAGAATGGGTTTAAAGCTGCACAGAAAGACATCAAACACgagcattattattttatccttACATGTATGAACAATAAACCTTACATCGCTTGTTTGAAAGAAATCTTAGTATCCTAGTTACAAACACTGCAACTACAGTCTCGCAGCCAAGAATGCCCGCTTTCTTCACTCCCTGCTGTTGGAGCACTCAAATGTCTATTGAGATTGCATTCGTTCTACCAGTCATTCCCATATTTCTTCCCTCCCAATTCACATGCCAGAAACAGGCCAGATCTCTTTCTCAAGTCCATACTGTGTGTGTTGGCTGTAGTACCAGAGCAAGAGGGGGAAATGAGTAATAGCTGGTGCTGAACTAACCAAGATAAATGtcgatgattttttttaaagatcagTGTCAAAACAGCACTGAACATTTCTGTAACATTTTAATAACATTGtgtatttttcttcctttcttcaggacagttttgttcatttttcacTTTGGATAGCAATCAGTCTAACTAAAAGTCAAATGAACATCTCCAAGAACCTGTACCTTTCTTCTTTGTTGATCTGGTCTCCGAACCCGACAGTGTGCACAATGGTCAGCTTGAGGTTGACATTGCTCTCCTGCAGATCGTAGGTTTGTGGACGCAGCTGTACCTCAGTCTGATAGTGGCTGGCTTCCTCATTTTCAAATGTTGTATTGAAAAGAGTGTTCATTAATGTTGACTTGCCTATCCCTGTctcacctttaaaaaaaacaaacagagaaaatgacACAGAGATGAGGGAAAGATGCGGTGAAGCATTAATGCTCCAAATTCCAAATGTCACATTCATAACACTAACTTTAGATTAGGAACTCCTCCTGGGTTCAGACGTACCTACGCAGAGGATGTTGAAGCAGAATCCCTGTGCGACTGATTTACTGACCAACTGATCTGGGAGGCTGTCAAACCCCACATGACCTCCGAGCTCCAGGTTTCGCTTTTCTTCGTGCTGAGGTGTTTGAAAAACAGGCAGGACAAAGAATATATCAGACGAAAATGACTTGCATTTTAGCAACATTTCATCATATTCACTTTCTATCATTAAATATTcaaggaaacaacaacaaaaacctatAAAATGGTGAGGTTAATAAATGTCCTTCTGTCAGATCCCATCCCCACACTCTGCTCTCAAGCTTAAAAGCATTCTTTGCAAATGaggtcatctctctctcttccacttaACACACTGAATGGTCCGACCCTACAAAAAGGTTCTGACtcagtatcacaaaacaaacTCCTCCTTTATAGACACACAGatctggaaagaaaacaaaaaactatgAGAATCATTTGAGTTGTGCAGCACAGATGTCATACTTTACATTGTGTGTCTTGTGTCTGTATGTGAAGCTTTAGTATGAGGGCTTAGCCTAAGTTTAATTGGTTTGCAATTATAAGTAGGCTTATTTTTAGGGTTGAAACTAGGGCTGAGCAatgtggagaaaatcaaatatcacaaatacCTCATATCGATACTGCaatgatattgtagggttgattAATGGTGCTTTCACAAACTATTTACACAATgcgatttttgataaataatcgtcagtaatgtggatataatgactaagtgggtaaagtcaaataatagaacagctagaacaatctggtaagttcagaaaactacatcactttactgtaatgcagcctttaaaaccaggaaaagacaacacatatgccatattacgatattacgatatccaaaatctaagatgatatctagtctcctttcacaatattgatataaaatcAATATATTTCCCAGCCCTTGTTAAACCTAACAaatattttcatcatcaattagtctgttgattattttttttcgatTAATAGATTAAGCATTTACTCcattaaatgtcagaatattGTCAAAAACTTTGCATGTTTTGCTCAACCAACTGTACTAAaccaaaatgtttaatttggTTTGTgattaaatcagaaaaaaaacataaactttGAGAAACCGGGACCACAAAATGTTGGCTTAATAATTGACTTAACCAGTTAATTggttatgaagaaaaaaaaaatatgattaaattcACTGCACATATTTCCCAAACAATGTTGTTGTGGCTGGGCTATATGACAATATGTatcgtcaaaacgatataaaaatgtctatcgtatatatttttctatatcattTCTATTGCGATATAGGCtaaggcctatatttatttattttttctctccataatttcacttaaaactgttaattTTGTACTCAAGTTGTagctcaagttcttaaaatgagaaaatcctccatatttttcatttgttaagtatttaattcacacaggagtatataaaaatatactttaccatgtggttatttcatatagactttttatttattgaattaccataAAACATGCTATATGGTGAAATATATGATCATtagagatatgaaattacctatatcatGATAGCAGATTTTggtcatatcgcccagccctacataGTAGTAGTCTATACTGTCCTCCATGTTCATTAATATAACTCTGAAAATACATGGAGGCATTTGAATCTgtacatattaataataatactataaagAATGTACTTTGCCCTGGTTGTATAAGCTGGGATGCAGTTCATCCGTCCTATACCAGATAAACCCTGGGATACTGGCATCTTGCAAAAGGCTCAACATGAGGATCAGGATGGGTTCAATACAACAATCATCCgtttctgtccctctctcttcacagacacacacacaaagagctcTTTATCTAGATGTTGTTTCACAGGGTGGGAGGATATCCAAGCTGCTGGTACCCACAACTCCCCTCCACAGttacacgaacacacacacacacacactacactgtCAACacttgctgttaatttacagcaggatttcaacagtattaacctgttattgctaaaaacagtgctttactgttaatacaaaagaaaacctgttaaattacggtcataggccgttttttaactgtactataatgcattcttaaaaaacatcactttactgctgattaactgtctaaagtatcatcagtaacagtttcatgcagtatttgttttaattctgggacctgatctgcacatgtgaggcttgtacattgtacatgattgtaaaatcagtgaattagctttattgttcttcactcacaagttgttatggtttgcattctgtgcttgtagcagctatagacacacattttggggaaaagtgtcaacaagtctattatagcctttttcctaaaaagtgcctttaattgtatttagtgtgactattcctatgtctgta
This DNA window, taken from Sebastes umbrosus isolate fSebUmb1 chromosome 9, fSebUmb1.pri, whole genome shotgun sequence, encodes the following:
- the LOC119493869 gene encoding septin-8-A-like isoform X3, which codes for MNTLFNTTFENEEASHYQTEVQLRPQTYDLQESNVNLKLTIVHTVGFGDQINKEESFKPILEYIDAQFERFLEEELKIKRSLYNCHDTRIHICLYFIAPTGHSLKSLDLVTMKKLDSKVNIIPVIAKADTVSKSELDKLKIKIMSELVSNGVQIYQFPTEDEAVAEINTSMNTHLPFAVVGSLEDVKVGNKMVKARLYPWGSVQVENENHCDFVKLREMLLRVNMEDLREQTHARHYELYRRCKLEEMGFKDTDPDSQSFSLQETYEGKRKEFLVDLQRKEEEMRQMFVNKVKETEAELKEKEKELHERFEQLKRMHQEEKRNLEEKRRELEEEMNAFNRRKVAAETLMGQALQGCSQPFKKDKDKKNFFSLPSACSLTSGRNLN
- the LOC119493869 gene encoding septin-8-A-like isoform X1, with the protein product MWREQLWMKTHNSCTLRMTMAANDVDVFAHEEKRNLELGGHVGFDSLPDQLVSKSVAQGFCFNILCVGETGIGKSTLMNTLFNTTFENEEASHYQTEVQLRPQTYDLQESNVNLKLTIVHTVGFGDQINKEESFKPILEYIDAQFERFLEEELKIKRSLYNCHDTRIHICLYFIAPTGHSLKSLDLVTMKKLDSKVNIIPVIAKADTVSKSELDKLKIKIMSELVSNGVQIYQFPTEDEAVAEINTSMNTHLPFAVVGSLEDVKVGNKMVKARLYPWGSVQVENENHCDFVKLREMLLRVNMEDLREQTHARHYELYRRCKLEEMGFKDTDPDSQSFSLQETYEGKRKEFLVDLQRKEEEMRQMFVNKVKETEAELKEKEKELHERFEQLKRMHQEEKRNLEEKRRELEEEMNAFNRRKVAAETLMGQALQGCSQPFKKDKDKKNFFSLPSACSLTSGRNLN
- the LOC119493869 gene encoding septin-8-A-like isoform X2; its protein translation is MWREQLWMKTHNSCTLRMTMAANDVDVFAHEEKRNLELGGHVGFDSLPDQLVSKSVAQGFCFNILCVGETGIGKSTLMNTLFNTTFENEEASHYQTEVQLRPQTYDLQESNVNLKLTIVHTVGFGDQINKEESFKPILEYIDAQFERFLEEELKIKRSLYNCHDTRIHICLYFIAPTGHSLKSLDLVTMKKLDSKVNIIPVIAKADTVSKSELDKLKIKIMSELVSNGVQIYQFPTEDEAVAEINTSMNTHLPFAVVGSLEDVKVGNKMVKARLYPWGSVQVENENHCDFVKLREMLLRVNMEDLREQTHARHYELYRRCKLEEMGFKDTDPDSQSFSLQETYEGKRKEFLVDLQRKEEEMRQMFVNKVKETEAELKEKEKELHERFEQLKRMHQEEKRNLEEKRRELEEEMNAFNRRKVAAETLMGQALQGCSQPFKKDKDKKN